From Streptomyces sp. NBC_01754, a single genomic window includes:
- a CDS encoding SGNH/GDSL hydrolase family protein, translating to MELNASYTSVVAVGDSFTEGMSDLLPDGSYRGWADVLATRLAARTPGFRYANLAVRGKLIGQIVDEQVSVAAALKPDVITLVGGLNDTLRPKCDMGMVRDRLEEAVECLAPACGTLVLMRSPGRDGPVLERFRPRMEELFSLVDELAARHGALVTDLYGARSLADPRMWDVDRLHLTAEGHRRVAEAVWQTLGMPAESDWRAPMPMTPPVRWATRRVDDVRFARRHLMPWIGRRLTGRSSGDGRAGAQFDAALGTAFWITPEDVDAPGPVTGWRRLDG from the coding sequence ATGGAATTGAATGCCTCCTACACCAGTGTCGTCGCGGTCGGTGACTCCTTCACCGAAGGCATGTCGGACCTGCTGCCCGACGGTTCGTACCGCGGCTGGGCCGACGTGCTCGCCACCCGTCTCGCAGCCCGGACGCCCGGATTCCGTTACGCCAACCTCGCCGTACGGGGCAAGCTCATCGGCCAGATCGTCGACGAGCAGGTCTCCGTCGCCGCCGCGCTGAAGCCGGACGTCATCACGCTCGTCGGCGGTCTCAACGACACCCTGCGCCCGAAGTGCGACATGGGCATGGTGCGGGACCGGCTGGAAGAGGCGGTCGAGTGCCTGGCCCCGGCGTGCGGAACGCTCGTGCTGATGCGGAGCCCCGGCCGCGACGGACCGGTACTGGAGCGCTTCCGGCCCCGTATGGAGGAGCTCTTCTCCCTCGTGGACGAGCTGGCCGCGCGGCACGGGGCGCTGGTGACCGATCTCTACGGGGCGCGGTCGCTCGCCGACCCGCGGATGTGGGACGTGGACCGGCTCCACCTGACGGCCGAAGGGCACCGCAGGGTCGCGGAGGCGGTCTGGCAGACGCTCGGCATGCCGGCCGAGAGCGACTGGCGGGCGCCGATGCCCATGACACCCCCGGTGCGCTGGGCGACGCGGCGGGTGGACGACGTGCGGTTCGCCCGGCGGCATCTGATGCCGTGGATCGGACGGCGCCTCACCGGCAGGTCGTCCGGCGACGGACGGGCCGGCGCCCAGTTCGACGCGGCGCTCGGGACGGCTTTCTGGATCACCCCGGAGGACGTCGACGCGCCCGGTCCTGTGACGGGCTGGCGCCGCCTGGACGGCTGA
- a CDS encoding hemolysin family protein, whose translation MTEVLLLLVAVLLSLACGAFVAAEFSLTTVERGALERAVERGERGAAGALKAVRGLTFQLSGAQLGITVTNLVVGMLSEPSVAALIRGPVEATGLSPGVSSSLALVIGTALSTVVLMVVGELVPKNWAISSPLAVAKAVATPQRMFTAVFRPFIGHLNNTANHIVRRFGLEPAEELASARSPQELVALARHSAKAGALEADTAELFVRTLNLSELTAENVMTPRVQVTALDVRATAEDVANATRATGLSRFPVYRGSLDTVVGVAHIKDVLAVPAAQRPRKRVSEMLREPLLVPETLPVDQLLDRLSGKLAMAVVIDEYGGTAGVVTLEDIVEEVVGEVRDEHDPHETPDLAPAGEDADGRTLWSADGAARTDQLRSVGLRVPDGPYETLAGLVATEVGRIPVVGDTVELGGWRIDVVDASGHRAARALLHAPLPGTDEPEEAR comes from the coding sequence ATGACCGAAGTGCTTCTGCTCCTGGTGGCCGTGCTGCTCTCACTGGCCTGCGGCGCGTTCGTGGCAGCCGAATTCTCTCTGACGACCGTCGAGCGGGGCGCACTCGAACGGGCCGTGGAACGGGGGGAACGGGGCGCCGCTGGAGCCCTCAAGGCCGTACGCGGCCTCACCTTCCAGCTCTCCGGGGCCCAGCTCGGCATCACCGTCACCAACCTGGTGGTCGGCATGCTCTCCGAACCGTCCGTCGCCGCCCTGATCCGGGGGCCGGTGGAGGCCACGGGGCTCTCGCCCGGCGTGTCCTCCTCACTCGCCCTGGTGATCGGCACCGCGCTGTCCACCGTGGTCCTGATGGTGGTCGGTGAGCTCGTACCGAAGAACTGGGCGATCTCGTCGCCGCTGGCCGTCGCCAAGGCCGTGGCCACGCCGCAACGGATGTTCACGGCCGTCTTCCGGCCGTTCATCGGTCACCTCAACAACACGGCCAACCACATCGTGCGCCGCTTCGGCCTGGAGCCGGCCGAGGAACTGGCCTCGGCGCGCAGCCCTCAGGAGCTGGTGGCCCTGGCTCGGCACTCCGCGAAGGCGGGAGCCCTGGAGGCCGACACCGCGGAGCTGTTCGTGCGGACGCTCAACCTCTCCGAACTCACGGCGGAGAACGTGATGACGCCGCGCGTCCAGGTCACGGCGCTGGACGTGCGGGCCACCGCGGAGGACGTCGCCAACGCCACGCGGGCGACCGGCCTCTCCCGGTTCCCGGTCTACCGGGGCAGCCTGGACACGGTCGTCGGCGTGGCGCACATCAAGGACGTACTGGCCGTCCCGGCAGCCCAGCGGCCCCGCAAGAGGGTGTCCGAGATGCTGCGCGAACCGCTGCTGGTGCCGGAGACGCTCCCGGTGGACCAGCTGCTGGACCGGCTGTCGGGCAAGCTGGCCATGGCCGTCGTCATCGACGAGTACGGCGGGACGGCGGGCGTGGTGACGCTGGAGGACATCGTCGAGGAGGTCGTCGGCGAGGTGCGGGACGAACACGATCCGCACGAGACGCCCGATCTGGCACCGGCCGGCGAGGACGCCGACGGCCGCACCCTGTGGTCGGCCGACGGCGCCGCCCGCACCGATCAGCTCCGGAGCGTGGGGCTGCGGGTGCCGGACGGCCCCTACGAGACCCTGGCAGGACTCGTCGCCACCGAGGTCGGCCGGATTCCGGTGGTGGGCGACACGGTCGAGCTCGGTGGCTGGCGGATCGACGTGGTGGACGCCTCGGGGCACCGCGCCGCGCGCGCCCTGCTGCACGCGCCGCTGCCCGGGACCGACGAACCGGAGGAGGCACGATGA
- a CDS encoding adenosylmethionine--8-amino-7-oxononanoate transaminase — protein MPDPLSPAELRSLDRAHVWHPYGPMPGRQEPLVVESASGVRLRLAEPAHGRRELVDGMSSWWSAVHGYNHPVLNEAARGQLDRMSHVMFGGLTHEPAVRLAARLVEITPAPLRHVFLADSGSVSVEVAVKMCLQYWRSAGLPGKHRLLTWRGGYHGDTWQPMSVCDPEGGMHELWSGSLPRQVFADAPPDGFDAEPDEAYTRHLRTLIADHAHELAAVIVEPVVQGAGGVRFHSPAYLRVLREACDEHDVLLVFDEIATGFGRTGKLFAAEHSGVSPDVMCVGKALTGGYLTMAATLCTSRVAEGISRGEVPVLAHGPTFMGNPLASAVACASVDLLLGQDWEAEVRRIGAGLGRGLAEAAGLPGVRDVRVLGAIGVVQLDHEVDMEAATRAAVGEGVWLRPFRDLVYTMPPYVTDDDDVARICRAVCAAAEKG, from the coding sequence ATGCCTGATCCGCTCTCCCCCGCCGAACTCCGTTCCCTGGACCGGGCGCACGTCTGGCACCCCTACGGCCCGATGCCGGGCCGGCAGGAGCCGCTGGTCGTGGAGTCCGCGTCCGGGGTACGGCTTCGTCTCGCCGAACCCGCGCACGGTCGACGGGAGTTGGTGGACGGTATGTCGTCCTGGTGGTCGGCGGTGCACGGCTACAACCACCCGGTGCTCAACGAGGCGGCCCGCGGCCAGCTGGACCGGATGAGCCATGTGATGTTCGGCGGGCTGACCCATGAGCCCGCGGTCCGGCTGGCCGCCCGTCTGGTGGAGATCACCCCGGCACCGCTGCGGCACGTGTTCCTGGCCGACTCGGGTTCCGTCTCCGTCGAGGTGGCGGTGAAAATGTGCCTCCAGTACTGGCGTTCGGCCGGGCTGCCGGGCAAACACCGGTTGCTGACCTGGCGCGGCGGGTACCACGGGGACACCTGGCAGCCCATGTCGGTGTGCGACCCCGAGGGCGGCATGCACGAGCTGTGGTCGGGGTCGCTGCCGAGGCAGGTCTTCGCGGACGCCCCGCCGGACGGCTTCGACGCCGAGCCCGACGAGGCCTACACACGGCATCTGCGCACGCTGATCGCGGACCACGCCCATGAGCTGGCCGCGGTGATCGTGGAGCCGGTGGTCCAGGGGGCGGGCGGGGTGCGGTTCCACTCACCCGCGTATCTGCGCGTGCTGCGCGAGGCGTGCGACGAGCACGACGTACTGCTCGTGTTCGACGAGATCGCCACGGGGTTCGGCCGTACCGGAAAGCTCTTCGCCGCGGAGCACTCGGGCGTCTCCCCCGATGTCATGTGCGTCGGCAAGGCGCTGACCGGCGGCTATCTGACGATGGCGGCGACGCTGTGCACCTCACGGGTGGCGGAGGGCATCTCCCGCGGGGAGGTACCGGTGCTGGCCCACGGGCCCACCTTCATGGGCAACCCCCTCGCCTCGGCGGTGGCCTGCGCGTCGGTGGACCTGCTGCTGGGCCAGGACTGGGAGGCGGAGGTGCGGCGGATCGGTGCCGGGCTGGGGCGGGGCCTCGCCGAGGCCGCCGGGCTGCCCGGGGTCCGGGACGTCCGGGTGCTGGGCGCGATCGGGGTCGTGCAGCTCGACCACGAGGTGGACATGGAGGCCGCCACCCGGGCCGCGGTGGGCGAGGGCGTATGGCTGCGCCCGTTCCGCGACCTGGTGTACACGATGCCGCCGTACGTGACGGATGACGACGACGTGGCGAGGATCTGCCGAGCCGTGTGCGCGGCGGCGGAGAAGGGCTGA
- the bioB gene encoding biotin synthase BioB, which yields MDLLNTLVDKGLRRELPTREEALAVLATSDDELLDVVAAAGKVRRQWFGRRVKLNYLVNLKSGLCPEDCSYCSQRLGSKAEILKYTWLKPDEASKAAAAGVAGGAKRVCLVASGRGPTDRDVDRVSKTIEAIKGRHGDVEVCACLGLLSEGQADRLKSAGADAYNHNLNTSEATYGDITTTHTYADRVDTVQRAQAAGLSACSGLIAGMGESDADLVDVVFSLRELDPDSVPVNFLIPMEGTPLAGDWHLTPQRCLRILAMVRFVCPDAEVRLAGGREVHLRSMQPLALHLVNSIFLGDYLTSEGQAGQTDLDMIADAGFEVEGSDTTTLPGHRVPSPDGGCGTHAGGCAPCGDAPEADAAGAPEVPPARTDLVAVRRRGAGTDIAPNA from the coding sequence ATGGACCTGCTGAACACGCTGGTGGACAAGGGGCTGCGGCGCGAACTGCCGACCCGCGAAGAGGCGCTCGCCGTGCTGGCGACCTCCGACGACGAACTGCTCGACGTGGTGGCCGCGGCCGGAAAGGTGCGCCGCCAGTGGTTCGGGCGGCGCGTGAAGCTCAACTACCTGGTGAACCTGAAGTCCGGGCTCTGCCCCGAGGACTGCTCGTACTGCTCGCAGCGGCTGGGCTCCAAGGCCGAGATCCTCAAGTACACCTGGCTGAAGCCGGACGAGGCCTCGAAGGCCGCGGCGGCCGGGGTGGCCGGGGGCGCGAAACGGGTCTGCCTGGTGGCCAGCGGCCGGGGACCCACGGACCGGGACGTGGACCGGGTGTCGAAGACCATCGAGGCGATCAAGGGCCGGCACGGGGACGTCGAGGTGTGCGCCTGCCTCGGACTGCTCTCCGAGGGCCAGGCGGACCGGCTGAAGTCGGCCGGCGCCGACGCGTACAACCACAACCTGAACACCTCGGAGGCGACCTACGGGGACATCACCACCACCCACACGTACGCCGACCGCGTGGACACCGTGCAGCGGGCACAGGCCGCCGGTCTGTCGGCGTGCTCGGGTCTGATCGCCGGTATGGGCGAGAGTGACGCCGATCTGGTGGACGTGGTGTTCTCGCTGCGTGAGCTGGACCCCGACTCCGTTCCGGTGAACTTCCTGATCCCGATGGAGGGGACGCCGCTCGCCGGGGACTGGCATCTGACCCCGCAGCGGTGCCTGAGGATCCTGGCCATGGTCCGTTTCGTCTGTCCGGACGCCGAGGTGCGGCTCGCCGGGGGGCGCGAGGTCCACCTCCGCTCGATGCAGCCGCTCGCCCTGCACCTGGTCAACTCCATCTTCCTGGGCGACTACCTGACCAGTGAGGGCCAGGCCGGCCAGACGGACCTCGACATGATCGCGGACGCCGGTTTCGAGGTGGAGGGGTCCGACACGACGACGCTGCCCGGGCACCGCGTCCCCTCCCCGGACGGCGGCTGCGGTACGCACGCGGGCGGCTGCGCCCCGTGCGGCGACGCGCCGGAGGCCGACGCCGCCGGTGCCCCGGAGGTTCCGCCGGCGCGCACGGACCTGGTGGCGGTCCGCCGTCGTGGCGCCGGGACGGACATCGCGCCCAATGCCTGA
- the bioD gene encoding dethiobiotin synthase: protein MTVMVVSGTGTEIGKTVVTAAVAAAFRDRRVAVLKPAQTGLAPGEPGDAAEAARLAGAHVTPVELARFPEPLAPETAARRAGLPPVRPFEIAEAAQKLATEHDLVLVEGAGGLLVRFDGEGSTLADAARLLAAPVLLVVPAGLGTLNATALTAEALLTRGLECPGVVVGSMPADPDLASRCNVEDLPVAAGAPLLGVVPAGAGSLAPADFRVRAGSWLAPALGGNRRPG, encoded by the coding sequence ATGACCGTGATGGTGGTGTCCGGTACGGGCACCGAGATCGGCAAGACCGTCGTGACGGCTGCCGTGGCGGCTGCCTTCCGGGACCGGCGCGTGGCGGTCCTCAAGCCCGCCCAGACGGGGCTCGCCCCCGGGGAGCCGGGGGACGCGGCCGAGGCGGCACGGCTGGCGGGCGCCCATGTCACGCCGGTGGAACTGGCCCGGTTCCCGGAGCCGCTGGCCCCTGAGACGGCGGCGCGCCGGGCCGGTCTGCCCCCGGTCCGCCCCTTCGAGATCGCCGAGGCGGCACAGAAGCTGGCGACCGAGCACGACCTGGTGCTGGTCGAGGGAGCGGGCGGGCTGCTCGTACGGTTCGACGGCGAGGGCTCCACGCTCGCGGACGCCGCCCGGCTGCTGGCCGCGCCGGTGCTCCTCGTGGTCCCCGCGGGCCTGGGCACGCTCAACGCGACGGCGCTGACGGCGGAGGCGCTGCTCACACGCGGTCTGGAGTGCCCCGGGGTCGTGGTGGGCAGCATGCCGGCGGACCCGGACCTGGCCTCGCGGTGCAACGTGGAGGATCTTCCGGTGGCCGCGGGCGCCCCGCTGCTGGGCGTCGTCCCCGCCGGTGCGGGGTCGCTCGCCCCGGCGGACTTCCGGGTGCGGGCGGGGAGCTGGCTGGCTCCCGCACTCGGCGGGAACCGGCGGCCCGGCTGA
- a CDS encoding LacI family DNA-binding transcriptional regulator: protein MGTGTGEGETRKTPGMTDVAQAAGVSPQTVSRVLSGHVNVRAETRARVLDAVERLGYRKNSAAQILSSGRSRTIGVVNLQTAFYSRLNLTFGIENAARAAGYSVSIASTASLDTSAVEAALSRLADQSVEGVILAIPLIHVSPRIEQLTGSLPTVTVDGSRTPASEVVAIDQSQAARLATRHLLDLGHETVWHVSGPGEWLDAVNRIHGWRETLEAQGRTVPPILKGDWSPSSGYRNGLILGRIPEVTAVFAASDEMAFGVIRALHELGRRVPQDISVIGVDDIALAEYCSPSLTTVAQPFEEMGALAVNHLLRHIDDPEAAHEPASVEPELVVRASTSPVAEKAGGH, encoded by the coding sequence ATGGGCACCGGCACGGGCGAGGGAGAAACCAGGAAGACGCCCGGCATGACCGACGTGGCGCAGGCTGCGGGAGTCTCGCCGCAGACGGTCTCGCGGGTGCTGTCCGGTCATGTCAACGTGCGCGCCGAAACCCGCGCGCGTGTACTCGACGCTGTGGAACGCCTCGGTTACCGCAAGAACAGCGCCGCCCAGATCCTGTCGTCGGGACGCAGCCGGACGATCGGTGTCGTCAACCTGCAGACGGCGTTCTACTCACGCCTCAACCTGACCTTCGGCATCGAGAACGCCGCACGCGCGGCCGGTTACTCGGTCTCCATCGCCTCCACGGCGTCACTGGACACGTCCGCCGTCGAGGCGGCGCTCTCGCGGCTGGCCGATCAGAGCGTCGAAGGAGTCATCCTCGCCATCCCGCTGATCCACGTCAGCCCGCGCATCGAGCAACTGACGGGTTCGCTCCCCACCGTGACGGTCGACGGGTCGCGCACGCCCGCGTCGGAAGTCGTGGCGATCGACCAGTCGCAGGCTGCCCGGCTCGCCACGCGCCATCTGCTCGACCTGGGCCACGAGACCGTCTGGCATGTGTCGGGCCCCGGCGAATGGCTCGACGCCGTCAATCGGATCCATGGCTGGCGCGAGACGCTCGAAGCGCAGGGCCGCACCGTCCCACCGATCCTCAAGGGCGACTGGTCACCCTCGTCCGGCTACCGCAACGGTCTGATCCTGGGCCGTATCCCGGAAGTGACAGCGGTGTTCGCCGCGAGCGACGAAATGGCGTTCGGCGTGATCCGGGCCCTGCACGAGCTGGGGCGACGCGTCCCGCAGGACATCTCCGTCATCGGTGTGGACGACATCGCCCTGGCCGAATACTGCTCGCCCTCGCTCACCACGGTGGCTCAGCCCTTCGAGGAGATGGGCGCACTCGCGGTCAACCATCTGCTGCGGCACATCGACGACCCGGAGGCGGCACACGAGCCCGCCTCGGTCGAACCGGAGCTCGTCGTCCGCGCCAGTACCTCGCCCGTGGCTGAGAAGGCCGGCGGGCACTGA
- a CDS encoding GNAT family N-acetyltransferase has product MSDLDIRYAVPADIDAVLRFWRESAEGTSISDDHDGVAGLLARDPEALLLAERDGAPVGTVIAGFDGWRCSVYRLAVHPGHRRQGVATALLEAVEERFAALGGRRADAMVLEANERARHAWAASGYHREDHWRRWVKPL; this is encoded by the coding sequence ATGAGTGATCTCGACATCAGGTACGCCGTCCCCGCCGACATCGACGCCGTGCTGCGGTTCTGGCGGGAATCGGCGGAGGGCACCAGCATCAGCGACGACCACGACGGGGTGGCCGGACTCCTCGCCAGGGACCCCGAAGCGCTGCTGCTGGCGGAACGTGACGGGGCACCGGTGGGGACCGTCATCGCCGGCTTCGACGGGTGGCGCTGCTCCGTCTACCGGCTGGCCGTGCATCCCGGCCACCGCCGGCAGGGTGTCGCCACCGCCCTGCTGGAAGCCGTGGAAGAGCGGTTCGCCGCACTGGGCGGGCGGCGTGCCGATGCCATGGTGCTGGAGGCCAACGAGAGGGCGCGGCACGCCTGGGCGGCGAGCGGATACCACCGCGAGGACCACTGGCGCCGCTGGGTCAAGCCGTTGTGA
- a CDS encoding hemolysin family protein — protein sequence MTALQLFVGLLTLVVNAFFVGAEFALISVRRSQIEPEAEAGNKRARSVIWGLEHVSALLAAAQLGITLCTLVLGIVAEPAIAHLLEPVFDAVGVPHGVVHPASFVIALALATYLHMLLGEMVPKNIALAEPARTALLLGPPLVTLARTLRPVIFTINAFANMLLALLRVETRDEVSATFSDDELALLVKDAGAAGLVDDRSAERLRHALELGRRPVRDVVLPVDRVLYTRVGTTPEELERLSWESGFSRFPVMDSEQRILGYLHVKDALDATPRDVPFPVSALRPIARVRAATPLDDVLTALRRSRTHLAVVVDDDNRLAGLVTMEDVLRELVGRPQAR from the coding sequence ATGACCGCTCTCCAGCTCTTCGTCGGCCTGCTGACCCTGGTCGTGAACGCCTTCTTCGTCGGAGCGGAGTTCGCCCTGATCTCCGTACGCCGCAGCCAGATCGAGCCGGAGGCCGAGGCCGGGAACAAGCGGGCGCGCAGTGTGATCTGGGGGCTCGAACACGTCTCGGCGCTCCTGGCCGCGGCGCAGCTGGGCATCACGCTCTGCACGCTGGTCCTGGGCATCGTGGCCGAGCCCGCCATCGCACACCTGCTGGAGCCCGTGTTCGACGCGGTGGGCGTGCCGCACGGAGTGGTCCATCCGGCCTCGTTCGTGATCGCCCTGGCACTGGCGACCTATCTGCACATGCTGCTCGGCGAGATGGTGCCGAAGAACATCGCGCTGGCCGAGCCCGCACGGACGGCGCTGCTGCTCGGACCGCCGCTGGTCACCCTGGCCAGGACATTGCGCCCGGTGATCTTCACCATCAACGCCTTCGCCAACATGCTGCTCGCGCTGTTGCGGGTGGAGACCAGGGACGAGGTGTCCGCCACCTTCTCCGACGACGAACTGGCGCTGCTGGTCAAGGACGCCGGGGCCGCGGGACTGGTCGACGACCGCTCCGCGGAACGGCTGCGGCACGCGCTGGAGCTGGGCCGCCGCCCGGTACGGGATGTGGTGCTGCCGGTCGACAGGGTGCTGTACACGCGGGTGGGCACGACTCCTGAGGAACTCGAGCGGCTGTCGTGGGAGTCCGGTTTCTCGCGTTTCCCTGTGATGGACAGCGAGCAGCGGATTTTGGGATACCTCCATGTGAAGGACGCCCTGGACGCCACCCCCCGGGACGTCCCGTTCCCGGTGTCGGCCCTGCGGCCGATCGCCCGGGTACGGGCCGCCACGCCGCTCGACGACGTACTGACTGCCCTGCGCCGGAGCCGCACGCACCTGGCGGTCGTCGTCGACGACGACAACCGGCTGGCCGGACTGGTCACGATGGAGGACGTGCTGCGTGAACTGGTGGGCCGGCCTCAGGCCCGCTGA
- a CDS encoding extracellular solute-binding protein — protein MKASRTRTVGTAAIAALALALAGCSSSEGGQDSGSPEELTFWGWSPGYADAVKAFNDSHPDIEVTYQEVQPGAKGGYQKMLNAVQAGNAPCLAQVGYETLSSFAAQGALQDVHEYAEGDEPDFQPAAWQSVRLGDAVYGAPVDTGPMALFYNKKVYDSLGLEPPATWSEYRRQAEKIHASDPDRYISSPYLNYDYAGLSWQARASWFGVKGDSWKVDVASEANQKVADYWQGLVDADLISGAPMYDQAWYAGLGSGNITTVVGAVWQAGVIKGGVKDGAGDWAVAPMPQWKAGEKAVGNAGGSATAVLKGCRSAEAAWTFAHWLSTDRTAYGDLVTKASLYPAASALLDLPQLQKKDPYFGGQPIYDVFAEAAAGVTPGWTWGPIMTKTTTDLDDALGRAWAGQGSLGDALVTTRTKTVAELKNQGLKVAE, from the coding sequence ATGAAGGCATCCCGCACTCGAACCGTCGGAACCGCTGCGATCGCAGCTCTCGCGCTGGCGCTCGCCGGCTGCTCGTCCTCCGAGGGGGGCCAGGACTCCGGCTCACCGGAGGAACTCACGTTCTGGGGCTGGTCGCCCGGCTACGCGGACGCGGTCAAGGCGTTCAACGACAGCCACCCCGACATCGAGGTCACCTACCAGGAGGTACAGCCCGGAGCCAAGGGCGGGTACCAGAAGATGCTGAACGCCGTCCAGGCCGGCAACGCCCCCTGTCTGGCCCAGGTGGGGTACGAGACCCTTTCCAGTTTCGCGGCGCAGGGCGCGCTCCAGGACGTGCACGAGTACGCCGAGGGCGATGAGCCGGACTTCCAGCCGGCTGCCTGGCAGTCCGTCCGCCTGGGGGACGCCGTCTACGGGGCGCCTGTCGACACCGGTCCGATGGCGTTGTTCTACAACAAGAAGGTCTACGACTCGCTCGGGCTGGAGCCCCCGGCGACGTGGAGCGAGTACCGGCGGCAGGCCGAGAAGATCCATGCCTCCGACCCGGACCGCTACATCTCCTCGCCCTATCTGAACTACGACTACGCGGGCCTGTCCTGGCAGGCGCGCGCGAGCTGGTTCGGGGTGAAGGGCGACTCGTGGAAGGTCGACGTGGCTTCCGAGGCGAACCAGAAGGTGGCCGACTACTGGCAGGGTCTCGTGGACGCGGACCTGATCAGCGGCGCCCCCATGTACGACCAGGCGTGGTACGCGGGTCTTGGTAGCGGTAACATCACGACCGTCGTCGGGGCCGTCTGGCAGGCCGGCGTGATCAAGGGCGGCGTGAAGGACGGCGCAGGCGACTGGGCCGTGGCCCCCATGCCGCAGTGGAAGGCCGGAGAGAAGGCCGTGGGCAACGCGGGCGGCTCGGCCACCGCCGTCCTCAAGGGCTGCAGGTCGGCCGAGGCGGCCTGGACGTTCGCCCACTGGCTGAGCACCGACCGCACCGCCTACGGCGACCTGGTGACCAAGGCCTCGCTGTACCCGGCCGCCTCCGCACTGCTCGATCTTCCGCAACTCCAGAAGAAGGACCCCTACTTCGGGGGACAGCCGATCTACGACGTCTTCGCCGAAGCGGCGGCCGGGGTCACCCCGGGCTGGACCTGGGGTCCGATCATGACCAAGACCACCACCGACCTGGACGACGCGCTGGGCAGGGCCTGGGCCGGTCAGGGCAGCCTCGGGGACGCGCTGGTGACGACCCGGACCAAGACGGTCGCCGAGCTGAAGAACCAGGGCCTGAAGGTCGCCGAGTAA
- a CDS encoding 8-amino-7-oxononanoate synthase yields MSFAPFDWIDDEARRRVGAGLVRSLRPRTAEPELLDLASNDYLGLTRHPLVTEAAAEAARRWGAGSTGSRLVTGSTTLHAELESELARFCGFEAALVFSSGYAANIAALTALTGPGSLIVSDAGNHASVVDGCRLSRAGTAVVPHADPDAVRKALDGHTGRALAVTDSVFSVDGDAAPLTALAGVCREAGAALLVDDAHGLGVLGEGGRGALAAAGLAGAEDVVATLTLSKSLGSQGGAVLGPARVIDHLVNTARTFIFDTGLAPAAAGAALSGLRLLRAEPRRAGRARAVAAELYERLTQAGLTAVRPDAAVVSVRAPSAREAVTWAADCRSAGLAVGCFRPPSVPDGISRLRLTARADLTAQQITTAVDTVVATAPRTAG; encoded by the coding sequence ATGTCCTTCGCCCCGTTCGACTGGATCGACGACGAGGCCCGCCGCCGCGTCGGCGCGGGACTCGTCAGAAGCCTGCGCCCCCGGACCGCCGAGCCGGAGCTGCTGGACCTCGCGAGCAACGACTACCTCGGACTCACCCGGCATCCGCTGGTCACCGAGGCGGCGGCCGAGGCGGCCAGACGGTGGGGAGCGGGTTCCACCGGCTCACGGCTGGTCACCGGCTCCACCACCCTGCACGCCGAACTCGAGAGCGAGCTGGCACGGTTCTGCGGCTTCGAGGCCGCACTGGTGTTCTCCTCCGGCTACGCCGCCAACATCGCCGCCCTGACCGCCCTCACCGGACCGGGCTCGCTGATCGTCTCGGACGCGGGCAACCACGCCTCCGTCGTGGACGGCTGCCGTCTGTCCCGGGCCGGCACCGCCGTCGTACCGCACGCGGACCCGGACGCCGTGCGCAAGGCGCTCGACGGGCACACCGGACGGGCCCTGGCCGTCACCGACTCGGTGTTCTCGGTGGACGGCGACGCTGCTCCGCTCACCGCGCTCGCCGGGGTCTGCCGGGAGGCCGGGGCCGCCCTCCTGGTCGACGACGCCCACGGACTGGGCGTCCTGGGCGAGGGCGGGCGCGGGGCGCTCGCCGCCGCCGGGCTCGCGGGTGCCGAAGACGTCGTCGCGACCCTCACCCTCTCCAAGTCCCTGGGCAGCCAGGGCGGGGCGGTCCTCGGCCCCGCCCGGGTCATCGACCACCTGGTCAACACCGCCCGTACGTTCATCTTCGACACCGGACTCGCCCCCGCAGCCGCCGGCGCCGCCCTGAGCGGCCTGCGGCTGCTGCGCGCCGAGCCGCGACGCGCGGGGCGGGCTCGCGCGGTCGCCGCCGAGCTGTACGAGCGGCTGACACAGGCGGGGCTCACCGCCGTACGCCCCGACGCGGCCGTCGTCTCCGTCCGCGCCCCGTCCGCCCGGGAAGCGGTGACCTGGGCCGCCGACTGCCGCTCGGCGGGTCTCGCCGTGGGCTGCTTCCGGCCGCCGTCGGTTCCCGACGGCATCTCCCGGCTGCGGCTGACGGCCCGCGCCGACCTGACGGCGCAGCAGATCACCACCGCGGTGGACACGGTGGTGGCCACCGCGCCCCGGACGGCCGGCTGA